The window GTTGGCACATAGTTGTGTGAAACGACAGTCGTTGCCTCTGAGGGCATCAGCACATCGCGGTATGCTGTCCCGTGACCCTTCGGACTTCTAGACACAGTCTTAGTGGTGAGTGCATACTATTGTTATTGTGTTGTTTACTTATTGATCCTATATCTGGATtgcatgcaccccgcaggtgtcacAGTTACTGCTGGATCCTTGGTTGTGACGGCTGACACTTCCCTTTTTGTTGGCTCTGGATCATTCTTGTCTATTGAGGTGTGCTCTCCCCTGTGTTTCTCTGCTACAGTGTATTCTTTAACAATAGCGCTGTACTTTTAAAGAAcgtctgcagcaaaagacaacgtatcccctatctacaggataagggataagtgtctgatcgcgagggggtccgaccgctgggaccccccgtgatctcccaaaTGGGGCCCTTGCATTGCCActctatgtgagcggctaatgtGCATAGCATCGACCATTCTGAGATCGAAGGTACACTCCCAtccatgccccctccccatacagttctacgggagaagcggggaggcacgaatgctgcctccccgccactcccatagagatacaaggAGAAGGCATGTCGGCAGCGACGTCATGctgtggccgacacgcctcctgcacgggagagccgcagcagagccgtggccccgtgcaaaagatcgtggggggtcccagcggtcagacccctgtgatcagacacttatcccctatcctgtgaataggggataagttgttttttactgcagatgtcctttaatagatCGTAGGTAGCCTACTAGTGACTGTTTGGTATATAGTTTctgaatgtatacttttttttatttttctggactCAAAGCAGTGGTAAACTTTGCTTTTGTTTCCTGCAGTTAAAACTGCACTTTCAAGAAATAGATGAAAAGAACACTACCCTTGgtatattgaagtcaatgggcccaCTGTGGCTATGCAAGTATacatcaaaatatattttttacctggTATCCCAATGTATACAAATGACATACCCCAAACTTTAATTTCAATAGTGCTTTACCTGTACTATGTGCaaagtatagcagtgtatatatatatatataaacatatatgtatatgtatatatatatatatatatatatatatatgaaaaatcaACACATatctgtaataccttttttattggactaacagaattttgtagagtcAAGCTTTTCAGTCTTTCTCTGGTGATATAACTGTGATGATGCCTGAtttactgaccataattatatcacctgtgaaagactaaggaaattctgaaaacatgacctgtattgcggggtcttgaggaccgcgcttgagaaacactgctatatactatatgtACGTTGCATGACACTTTAGTTTTTGCAGTGTATAGCCTATTATTGTCTTTCTTCTTATACTCAGCCAGCATCCATTCAGAGTTCTGTGCTGCTTAGATATTTCAAAACCAGTAGTACATTCTGCTTATTATATAATGCTCTCATACGGCAGGTATGTTGGATTGACTGATGTATGAAATATATCAGTAGCATAGAAGGGAAATAATGCTTAGGGAACATTGAGAACTAAGCTGAGAATTCATAATTTAACTTGCGTTGTTTTTGTTTAGATGGATTGTAGTCTTTCGAAATATCTTCCTCTGCTGGGACAAGTAACTACAGTTTAAACCTGAACTTTGCTGTCCTCTGCTGGAAAGGAAGCAAAATGACACTGAAGAAAATTCACAGGAGACTGGCATTTCCCAGGACCATAATGTGTGACATTGCAGGTCTAAACCATGGGCACAAGCAGGTCAGCAGCAACCAATACATTCCTATAATTATTTACACCACAGACCGAGTGTATTGTGACTGTATTTTGTATGCAAATATGCCTGAGCTGCAATACTTGGCACAATCTGGGAACTAAATATGAGGTCCTGGAAACTTAATATGAGGCCATGGAAACTTTTTTTCTGCAATGCAAAATTATGTCCGAAAAACAAAAGGTGATGCTCCAGTAAAGTGAACTGTGAGTTGTTCAAATTACACTTCTGTCTGGCTTTCTTTTTTACACATGACCACGAAGGGCATCCCAAAACATCACTGGCCAGGATGCATTTAATGTcaacgctccggccagacacactggccgtgagtgctCTACTCCCATGTCCccactgccggcggggctgggattcacattgcgggacatgcccgcatgtaagttccagcccgtcactcacctccctcgtcATCCGTGTTCTCAGTCCCAGCACGCATGCGCCCGCCTCCTAGGGGAGCTCTGTGAttcaaagggccagtgcgccctaaTTGAtatcttcacctgttccttcCCTATAAGTGTTTGCACCTCCTCCCTGCCCtgggccggatctttgttgccctagtgcctgagagaaagctactgtgtttccTGTGTTCCTGATTATCCGTGTACATGATCCTTGTTCTGTTACAtgaccctgctactgtgccgcctgccctggccTTCAGCTATCCTTACCATGTCTTGTCTTATCGTTCTGTACCATGCTTCATCCCAGCTACCTGGGTGGACGAGTTGTGCCAggtgtagtgacctgggtgccgcctgcagcagcaagaccatcctgctttgcggtgggctctggtgaaaaccagctgcaccttagactttGCTCCCCCTGGTATGGCTCAAATCATCattcacacaggcccagaggatccaccacctgccgtgacccttgcAGTAAGAtcctgccatggatcccgctggggtgcctttgccagacATTTCGGATCTCTCCACCGTTGTGGATCAGCAGTCAGAGCAGTTAGCTCATCAAGCACAACAGCTGAATCAACTTTTTGCtatggtgcaacagcttcttaccgttcagcagcaacaacagcagcagcaacctgtgcctgagcctcctcctgtgtcagcTGTTTCTTCCGGGTCCAAGCTTTACTTATCCTTGCCCTCAAAGtttgacggagatcccaagctgtgtagaggctttgtgacacagtgttctatgcatCTAGAACTCATTGCCAATCAGTTCCCGACGGAGCATGCTAAAGTGGCATTTGTGGTCAGTCTACTGTCAGGTAAAGCCCTGgcctactcctctctgggatcataaTGATCCGGTCTCCTCAAATCTACTGGCCTTCCTTGCAGAGGAAGAACCCGCacaagcctcctctgccgagacagcTCTTCTGACTCTTTGTCAAggtaactcctctgtgggcgactaCGCTGTTCAATTCCGCACACTGGcttctgaactggcttggaacgacGAAGCTTTGTGTGCCACCTTTAAAAATGGACTCTCCAGTAGAATCAAGGGTGCTCTCTCTGCTCGAGATCCTCCGACTAACCTgagcgaacttatccatttggccacccgtattgatgtgcgttatactgagaggcaggaagaacttcatttggaaaaagaacctgccctAACACAACGATTACCCCGTCTAGCTCCTGTGTTCCAACAGCCACCTCTACCATCTTCTTTGACTCCTGCCGAAGAAGCTATGGAGGTGGATTGCTTTCGCCTAACACATCAGGAAAGATCCCATCGAGAACTTGTGCCTATATTGGGCCagtccagagcactttctcaaagactgttctatacgtcctaCGCGTCCAAGACATATAGAAAGCTTGCATCTTTGACAAGTAAGAGTGGCGTCCCTAGATGTGAATATTATCTCTCCTCATTTGACCATTCCAGTTCAGGTCTTTACTCCTGCCAAGATGTCTTTCAAcgcttctgcatttttggactctggttccgctggcGACGTCATTGGTGCCTCCCTGATCCAGAAACTTCGTCTTCCTGTGActcgtcttgccaagcccttgtaacactcacgtttcagaaaacAGGCACaacggtggatgtggatctgctggacctgtgtggcagatgactcggactgtatcagggagcagagtctaaggtgccgctggttttcaccagagcccgccgcaatgcgGGATGGACATGCTGCggtaggcggcacccaggtcgctacccctggcacggcttgaccacacaggcggctgaggagatgcgatgcacaggagggataaggaagctcatagtcaggatagcacaaggtcagggcaggtggcccagtagcgtagtcaggacgtagcaggaggtcagtaggcaggcggcagaggagtaagctcaggtcacagagcaaaggatcagatacacggcaaggcaactctcaggtatgctttttctcaggcacaaggcaacaaagatctggcagggaagtgtgtgaggaggaggaatttatgaatgagccacaggtgtactacactaatgggcgcactagccctttaaatcttaaagctctggcgtgcgcgccctagtggacggggacacgcgcaccagagcagagaggcagaggcgtaggCAGGAGAGGAacctggtgagtgacggactgggattcgcatatGGGCGTGTCttgtgatgcgaatcccagtcccaccagcagcagcaggtaacgggaccatgcgctcaccgGCGTGTACGACtggagtgcataacgtaacagcccttgtacatttcctctgttaatggataaaatctgaactgtaaggtgctatACCGCACTGAACCTATCATCATGCAAGTAGGAGATTTGCATAAAGAAAACAgtgagttctatgtgctaccacattgtacttcggagctccttcttggtcttccttggcttcaacgtcattctcctcaaCTAGACTGGAGATCTGGTGAAATCACATGTTGTGGACAATTCTGCCAAAATCATTGTCTTGTGCCGATCCTCCTCCTAGGCCTGCTAAGAAAAACTTCAGAGCTGACGCACTTTCCAGGTCCTTTGATGTTGCAGGTTCTGCTCCACGCCAAGGCATAGTATCCCTCATGAGCGATTGATTCCTTTAGCTCCGGTCTATCTTCAGCAAGTTACACCTGGAAAATATTTTGGACCTGCTAAACTGagacgtaaagtcttgaattggggacattcttctttgctgcCTATTCATCCCGGAAAATGGAAGACTATTCAACTGATctcccggcattactggtggccgcacCTTGAACGTGATGTCGCAGATTTTTTTCGTTCCTGCATTACCTGTGCCCTTAACAAAACTATTCTACAGAAACCTGCAGACCACTTACAGTCTTTGCCCACTCCTTAAaccctccaagaagagggggagaccaaagggggtgaGGGGTACTGTAACGTCAGTGCTCCGGCCAGaaacgctggccgtgagcactctcCTCCCATGTCCccactgccggcggggctggcatTTGCATTGCAGGATGCGTCCGCATGCAagttccagcccgtcactcacctccctcgtcATCTCTGTTCTCAGTTCTCAGCATGCGCCCGCCggagctctgtgatttaaagggccagtgcgcccttatTTGTGTCTTCACCTGTTCCTTCCCTATAAGTGTATGCACCTCCCCTTGCCCTggaccggatctttgttgccctggtgcctgagagaaagctactgtgtttcctgtgttcctgattatccgtgtacctgatccttgttccgcgtcctgaccctgctactgtgccgcctgccctgaccttcagccatcctgaccacgtcttgccttatccttctgtaccacacttcatcccagctacctgtgtggatgagtcgtgctaggggtagcgacctgggtgccgcctgcctcagcaagaccatcccgctttgcggggggctctggtgaaacccagcggcaccttagactccgctctctggCATGGCtcccatcatcatccacacaggcccagaggatccatcaCCTGCCGAACTACAGATACTACCATTTCCAGCGCATCCCCATGTCACTGTGTTGCCTAGTGGGGTTTAAGGAGTTCCTGTGGAGGCCTTCTACCCACTGTGGCCATAGAAACCAAGCCCATGACCAGCATGAGGACTACAAGCTTCTGCCGTCCCATAGATCTTCCACTTGAATTCCATTGCATTCCCTCTGCCACAAATTCTTCTTGGGTGTGAAACTGGGTCAGTCAACCTTTACACAGCATAGTCCTGGATCAGAAGAGctggcaatgtttttttttatgttatattgtTGTTGGATCCTAATAAAAAGAAGAGGAAAAGATGAAAATGTAGAGATTTCAAACTTCCCAGATCTGTTTTGCTTGTTAGTGGTTCTCAGGACAAGAGAGATCTTCACTTTCCAGATAGAAAAgatataggcccacatttatcattgtctttagacagttttttgtgtctaaaaaaggggcaaaaaaggcgcaagcagggttttttgcgcctttttttgcccctttttgtttacacatttctgctgattttgagttgcaatccacttatTTTGGCAACAGACattatatagaagggatttatcattgcccctttttgtaaaaaggagcaaaagaaAGGCGCaacgccactgaaaagtctctaaaactacaccagcccagacatggtgtagctttttggtgtatgtgtagacacagatttcagaaaatgtggacctgcacaaaatttatcaaagctcttttacattttaataaatttggtgctcctacacattatcagcaaacaaaaacaaaaaaaggtgtaaaaaaatgcttcacttgcactgcaatgataaatgaggGCATAATGTTTGGGCGATGATTTATAGAAATGACAAAATATAGCAGTGCCTAAGAGGTTGCAGAGCAGATGTAAGGAGGGGCTGTTCTGGTAATGTCCACCAACATCTTAGTCATGCTCCTTCTCTGCATCTCTAGGCTACTGAGAAACTGTCATCCTTCCacctactttttcttttttcagtcATAGTGGGAATAGAGTTGCCacatttcttgcaa is drawn from Hyla sarda isolate aHylSar1 chromosome 4, aHylSar1.hap1, whole genome shotgun sequence and contains these coding sequences:
- the LOC130367477 gene encoding uncharacterized protein LOC130367477, translated to MLKWHLWSVYCQVKPWPTPLWDHNDPVSSNLLAFLAEEEPAQASSAETALLTLCQGNSSVGDYAVQFRTLASELAWNDEALCATFKNGLSSRIKGALSARDPPTNLSELIHLATRIDVRYTERQEELHLEKEPALTQRLPRLAPVFQQPPLPSSLTPAEEAMEVDCFRLTHQERSHRELVPILGQSRALSQRLFYTSYASKTYRKLASLTSKSGVPRCEYYLSSFDHSSSGLYSCQDVFQRFCIFGLWFRWRRHWCLPDPETSSSCDSSCQALQDEKSTYLGQMERDTSTNLPRFVSGARAWDRGSVSPIHIHVTVYQFFFNYLPSKI